A window of Streptomyces sp. SAI-127 contains these coding sequences:
- a CDS encoding ABC transporter permease has protein sequence MSSPSIPRSFAPVLRSEWLKIRTLRSLLGALLALFAATTAFSAIAGVSETSDPEFDPLFMALSGVGPGQIAAISFGAMAVSSEFHGGGLRLSLAAVPRRGRWFAAKATAIAVPTLVVGLVTALAALVVARAGLGEAASGLSTGEQVRGVVGCAIYLTLMALLAAGLAAVLRSGVAALSLLIPFILVVSFVIGDVAGGATDFMPDRAGQIVLYETHDGPLGPWTGLAVTAAWAAAALAAGAWSLRRRDA, from the coding sequence ATGTCGTCCCCATCCATCCCGCGCTCCTTCGCCCCGGTCCTCCGCTCCGAGTGGCTGAAGATCCGTACGCTGCGCTCGCTCCTCGGCGCGCTGCTCGCCCTGTTCGCGGCGACCACCGCGTTCTCCGCGATCGCCGGGGTCTCCGAGACCTCGGACCCCGAATTCGATCCGCTGTTCATGGCGCTGTCCGGGGTCGGGCCGGGCCAGATCGCGGCCATCTCCTTCGGAGCGATGGCGGTGTCGTCGGAGTTCCACGGGGGTGGGCTCCGGCTGTCGCTGGCCGCGGTGCCGCGGCGGGGGCGGTGGTTCGCGGCGAAGGCGACGGCCATCGCCGTACCCACCCTCGTGGTCGGCCTGGTGACCGCCCTTGCCGCCCTCGTCGTGGCACGTGCCGGGCTGGGTGAGGCGGCGAGCGGTCTCAGCACCGGTGAACAAGTACGCGGTGTCGTCGGCTGCGCGATCTACCTCACCCTGATGGCGTTGCTGGCGGCCGGTCTCGCGGCAGTGTTGCGCAGTGGGGTGGCAGCGCTCTCGCTCCTGATCCCGTTCATTCTGGTCGTCTCCTTCGTGATCGGCGATGTGGCCGGTGGGGCCACCGACTTCATGCCGGACCGGGCGGGACAGATCGTCCTGTACGAGACGCATGACGGACCTCTGGGACCGTGGACGGGACTCGCCGTGACGGCGGCTTGGGCGGCCGCCGCCCTGGCCGCGGGGGCCTGGAGCCTGCGGCGCCGGGACGCCTGA
- the mug gene encoding G/U mismatch-specific DNA glycosylase, producing MTRFTPEELEAARDRLVPDVVADGLHVLFCGINPGLMTAATGHHFARPGNRFWPVLHLSGFTPRLLKPSEQQELLSYGLGITNVVARASARADELSAEEYREGGRRLAEKVARLRPRWLAVVGVTAYRAAFDDRKAKVGPQERRIGETRVWVLPNPSGLNAHWTAATMAEEFARLRLAAGDG from the coding sequence ATGACGCGCTTCACCCCCGAGGAGTTGGAGGCCGCCCGCGACCGTCTCGTACCCGACGTGGTCGCGGACGGTCTCCATGTGCTGTTCTGCGGCATCAACCCCGGTCTGATGACGGCCGCGACGGGGCATCACTTCGCCCGGCCCGGCAACCGGTTCTGGCCGGTGCTCCATCTGTCCGGCTTCACCCCGAGGCTCTTGAAGCCGTCGGAGCAGCAGGAGTTGCTGTCGTACGGGCTCGGGATCACCAATGTCGTCGCCCGGGCGTCCGCGCGGGCGGACGAGCTGAGCGCCGAGGAGTACCGCGAGGGCGGGCGGCGGCTGGCGGAGAAGGTGGCGCGGCTCAGGCCCCGCTGGCTGGCCGTGGTGGGGGTCACCGCCTATCGCGCGGCCTTCGACGACAGGAAGGCGAAGGTCGGGCCGCAGGAGCGGAGGATCGGGGAGACGCGCGTGTGGGTGCTGCCGAATCCGAGTGGTCTCAACGCGCACTGGACGGCGGCGACGATGGCGGAGGAGTTCGCCCGGCTCCGGCTGGCGGCGGGGGACGGCTAG